Proteins found in one Micropterus dolomieu isolate WLL.071019.BEF.003 ecotype Adirondacks linkage group LG10, ASM2129224v1, whole genome shotgun sequence genomic segment:
- the rps12 gene encoding 40S ribosomal protein S12 encodes MTSSLPAAREEVLDFKSNIHLKSTMAEEGVAAGGVMDVNTALPEVLKTSLIHDGLARGIREATKALDKRQAHLCALAANCDEPMYVKLVEALCAEHQINLIKVDDNKKLGEWVGLCKIDREGKPRKVVGCSCVVVKDYGKESQAKDVIEEYFKAKK; translated from the exons ATGACGTCCTCTTTACCAGCTGCCCGAGAGGAGGTTTTG GACTTTAAGTCAAACATCCATCTTAAATCAACAATGGCCGAGGAAGG CGTTGCTGCTGGAGGTGTCATGGATGTCAACACCGCTCTCCCTGAAGTGCTCAAGACCTCCCTGATCCACGATGGCCTTGCCCGTGGTATCCGTGAGGCCACAAAGGCCCTGGACAA GCGTCAGGCTCATCTCTGCGCTCTGGCTGCCAACTGCGATGAGCCCATGTACGTCAAGCTGGTGGAGGCCCTCTGTGCTGAGCATCAGATCAACCTGATAAAG GTTGATGACAACAAGAAGCTCGGCGAGTGGGTTGGTCTGTGCAAAATCGACCGTGAGGGCAAACCCCGCAAGGTGGTGGGCTGCAGCTGCGTTGTCGTCAAG GACTACGGCAAGGAATCTCAAGCCAAGGATGTAATTGAGGAATACTTCAAAGCCAAGAAATGA